A genomic region of Garciella nitratireducens DSM 15102 contains the following coding sequences:
- a CDS encoding ParA family protein has translation MSKIIAVFNQKGGVGKTTSTINLAASLGNLGKKILVLDIDPQGNATSGLGVDKNSTKYTIYEILIEEADAKKAIIKTSFKNLFVLPSSVDLAGAEIELTSINNRELILKKGIATIREEFDYIFIDCPPSLGLLTINALAASDSVLIPIQCEYYALEGVSMLMNTIQLVKKALNKNLKIEGVILSMFDGRNNLSIQVVDEVKKYFKGKVYTTLIPRNVRLAEAPSYGLPIIEYDAKSRGAEAYRDLAEEFLEYEEEGE, from the coding sequence TTGTCAAAGATAATTGCGGTTTTCAACCAAAAAGGAGGGGTTGGGAAAACCACTTCTACAATTAATTTGGCTGCATCTTTAGGAAATCTAGGAAAAAAGATTTTAGTTTTAGATATTGATCCCCAAGGAAATGCGACTAGCGGTTTGGGAGTAGATAAAAATAGTACAAAATATACAATTTATGAAATATTAATTGAAGAAGCAGACGCTAAAAAGGCAATTATAAAAACTTCTTTTAAAAATCTTTTTGTATTGCCTTCTTCTGTAGATTTAGCTGGTGCAGAAATTGAGCTTACTTCTATTAATAATAGAGAACTTATTTTAAAAAAAGGAATTGCTACTATAAGAGAAGAATTTGATTATATATTTATTGATTGTCCTCCATCATTAGGTTTGTTGACCATCAATGCCTTAGCTGCATCAGACAGCGTTCTTATCCCTATTCAATGTGAATACTACGCATTAGAAGGAGTAAGTATGCTTATGAATACTATTCAACTTGTAAAAAAAGCTTTGAATAAGAATCTGAAGATAGAAGGTGTTATATTAAGCATGTTTGATGGAAGAAATAATTTATCTATTCAAGTAGTCGATGAGGTAAAAAAATATTTTAAAGGAAAAGTATATACCACTTTAATCCCTAGAAATGTTCGATTGGCAGAAGCTCCAAGCTATGGATTACCAATTATAGAATATGATGCTAAATCAAGAGGAGCAGAAGCATATCGTGATCTTGCTGAGGAATTCTTAGAGTATGAAGAGGAAGGTGAGTAA